The following are encoded together in the Candidatus Aegiribacteria sp. genome:
- a CDS encoding nucleotidyl transferase AbiEii/AbiGii toxin family protein: MNIFEEFRKIVKAIEANNLEYALVGGVALAFHDQPRFTKDIDLLLIQDDIDIFTDVLSKIDFFVSATPWTFENADITLHRFIKIVENDHLQLDVLTANSERTQQIIRNTLDAESEYGTVRVASIEDLIWMKRKRNSDQDQVDIRMLEKGKSETNR; encoded by the coding sequence ATGAACATATTTGAAGAATTCAGGAAGATCGTAAAGGCTATTGAAGCTAATAACTTGGAATATGCTTTAGTCGGTGGCGTTGCACTTGCATTTCATGATCAACCCCGATTCACAAAAGACATCGATTTACTGTTGATCCAGGACGATATAGATATCTTTACTGATGTTCTTTCAAAAATTGATTTCTTTGTATCTGCAACTCCCTGGACTTTTGAGAATGCTGATATAACTTTGCATAGATTTATTAAGATTGTGGAAAATGACCATTTACAGTTGGATGTTCTAACAGCTAATAGTGAACGAACTCAACAGATTATTCGGAATACTTTAGATGCAGAATCGGAATATGGAACGGTGCGAGTTGCATCAATTGAAGATCTTATCTGGATGAAACGTAAGAGGAATTCTGATCAGGATCAGGTAGATATCAGAATGCTTGAGAAAGGGAAGAGTGAAACGAATAGATAG